The Saccharomyces cerevisiae S288C chromosome VII, complete sequence genome includes a region encoding these proteins:
- the UGA1 gene encoding 4-aminobutyrate transaminase (Gamma-aminobutyrate (GABA) transaminase; also known as 4-aminobutyrate aminotransferase; involved in the 4-aminobutyrate and glutamate degradation pathways; required for normal oxidative stress tolerance and nitrogen utilization; protein abundance increases in response to DNA replication stress), translated as MSICEQYYPEEPTKPTVKTESIPGPESQKQLKELGEVFDTRPAYFLADYEKSLGNYITDVDGNTYLDLYAQISSIALGYNNPALIKAAQSPEMIRALVDRPALGNFPSKDLDKILKQILKSAPKGQDHVWSGLSGADANELAFKAAFIYYRAKQRGYDADFSEKENLSVMDNDAPGAPHLAVLSFKRAFHGRLFASGSTTCSKPIHKLDFPAFHWPHAEYPSYQYPLDENSDANRKEDDHCLAIVEELIKTWSIPVAALIIEPIQSEGGDNHASKYFLQKLRDITLKYNVVYIIDEVQTGVGATGKLWCHEYADIQPPVDLVTFSKKFQSAGYFFHDPKFIPNKPYRQFNTWCGEPARMIIAGAIGQEISDKKLTEQCSRVGDYLFKKLEGLQKKYPENFQNLRGKGRGTFIAWDLPTGEKRDLLLKKLKLNGCNVGGCAVHAVRLRPSLTFEEKHADIFIEALAKSVNEL; from the coding sequence ATGTCTATTTGTGAACAATACTACCCAGAAGAGCCAACCAAACCAACTGTTAAGACCGAGTCCATTCCTGGTCCTGAATCCCAGAAGCAGTTAAAGGAACTGGGTGAAGTTTTTGACACAAGACCAGCATATTTTTTGGCTGATTATGAGAAATCTTTAGGTAACTATATCACTGATGTGGATGGGAACACATATTTGGATTTGTATGCCCAAATCTCTTCAATTGCACTTGGTTATAACAACCCTGCTTTGATCAAGGCAGCACAATCACCAGAAATGATCCGTGCTTTGGTCGACCGTCCTGCCTTAGGTAACTTCCCATCTAAGGATTTAGACAAGATATTGAAGCAAATATTGAAATCTGCGCCAAAGGGTCAAGATCACGTCTGGTCAGGGCTTTCCGGTGCAGATGCCAATGAATTAGCGTTCAAGGCTGCCTTTATTTATTACCGTGCCAAACAAAGGGGCTATGATGCCGATTTTtctgaaaaggaaaacttGTCTGTCATGGACAATGACGCCCCTGGCGCCCCTCATCTTGCCGTACTATCGTTCAAGAGAGCGTTCCACGGTAGATTGTTTGCCTCCGGTTCCACAACTTGTTCTAAACCAATTCACAAGTTGGATTTCCCAGCCTTCCACTGGCCTCATGCTGAGTATCCATCTTACCAATACCCATTAGATGAAAATTCTGATGCAAACCGTAAAGAGGATGACCATTGCTTGGccattgttgaagaattaaTCAAAACCTGGTCTATTCCAGTTGCTGCCTTAATCATCGAACCAATTCAATCTGAGGGAGGTGATAACCACGCTTCTAAGTATTTCTTACAAAAGCTAAGAGACATTACCTTGAAGTATAACGTTGTCTACATCATAGATGAAGTGCAAACAGGTGTCGGAGCCACCGGTAAGCTATGGTGTCATGAGTACGCCGATATTCAACCACCTGTGGATTTAGTGACCTTTTCCAAGAAATTCCAAAGTGCAGGATATTTCTTCCACGACCCTAAATTCATTCCAAACAAACCATACAGACAATTCAACACATGGTGTGGTGAACCTGCAAGAATGATCATTGCAGGTGCCATTGGACAGGAAATCTCCGACAAGAAGTTGACTGAACAATGTTCAAGAGTAGGTGATTATTTGTTCAAGAAATTGGAGGGTTTGCAGAAGAAATACCCtgaaaactttcaaaacttGAGAGGTAAAGGAAGAGGCACATTCATTGCCTGGGATTTGCCTACTGGTGAGAAGAGAGACTTactattgaagaaattgaagttGAATGGTTGCAACGTTGGTGGATGTGCAGTCCATGCAGTGAGATTAAGACCTTCATTAACATTCGAGGAGAAGCATGCTGATATCTTTATTGAAGCATTAGCCAAATCAGTTAATGAATTATGA
- the VMA7 gene encoding H(+)-transporting V1 sector ATPase subunit F (Subunit F of the V1 peripheral membrane domain of V-ATPase; part of the electrogenic proton pump found throughout the endomembrane system; required for the V1 domain to assemble onto the vacuolar membrane; the V1 peripheral membrane domain of vacuolar H+-ATPase (V-ATPase) has eight subunits) produces the protein MAEKRTLIAVIADEDTTTGLLLAGIGQITPETQEKNFFVYQEGKTTKEEITDKFNHFTEERDDIAILLINQHIAENIRARVDSFTNAFPAILEIPSKDHPYDPEKDSVLKRVRKLFGE, from the coding sequence ATGGCTGAGAAACGTACTCTTATAGCTGTGATAGCTGACGAAGATACTACAACTGGTTTATTGTTAGCCGGGATTGGACAAATCACTCCTGAAACCCAAGAAAAGaacttttttgtttacCAAGAAGGTAAGACTACTAAGGAGGAAATCACTGACAAGTTTAATCACTTTACTGAAGAGAGAGACGATATTGCCATCCTTCTAATCAACCAACATATCGCGGAAAACATAAGAGCTAGAGTGGACTCCTTCACCAATGCGTTCCCTGCTATTTTAGAAATTCCATCTAAAGATCATCCCTACGACCCTGAAAAGGACTCTGTATTGAAGAGAGTCAGAAAGTTGTTCGGTGAGTAA
- the DPC29 gene encoding post-initiation translation factor DPC29 (General post-initiation mitochondrial translation factor; peripherally associated with the matrix side of the mitochondrial inner membrane; interacts with mitoribosomal proteins in actively translating cells; human ortholog TACO1 complements the yeast null mutant) produces MLVRNRYLGELLKNSRSFSVLNSSVRSGHNKWSTIKHGKAKNDAERNKINNKFANQIAMSVKLGNGITDPSMNIRLATSIELANKNNVSKKVIENAIRKASGSSASGKDSNASELCVYEGMGPGGVAIVVEALTDNKNRTIGLIRSAFNKANGSMTPTLFFFDKKGYVTMVPPKMLDTEDKVLESVLEIQGIEDIAPVQEDAEDLECDTETETTGQTYEAVMEPADTNKVAALLKERGFHIRDLGIGYNAKPDMEVFVQGDETLEKLQKLTTALEDIDEVTSLYTNASNA; encoded by the coding sequence atgtTGGTAAGAAATAGGTATCTGGGTGAACTGCTCAAAAACTCTCGATCGTTTAGTGTGCTGAATTCCTCGGTACGTTCAGGTCACAACAAATGGTCAACCATCAAGCACGGTAAAGCCAAGAATGATGCGGAACGaaacaaaattaataaCAAGTTTGCAAACCAGATAGCAATGTCAGTCAAGTTAGGCAACGGTATTACGGATCCGAGCATGAATATAAGATTAGCCACCAGCATCGAGCTagcaaataaaaacaatGTCAGcaaaaaagttattgagAACGCCATCCGGAAAGCTTCTGGAAGCAGCGCATCGGGCAAGGACTCAAACGCTTCTGAGCTATGTGTATACGAGGGAATGGGGCCCGGCGGGGTCGCTATAGTGGTGGAAGCGCTGACAGACAACAAGAACAGGACCATAGGTCTGATAAGGAGTGCATTTAATAAAGCTAATGGATCGATGACTCCAACgttgtttttcttcgacAAAAAAGGATACGTTACAATGGTACCTCCGAAGATGTTAGACACTGAGGACAAGGTGCTAGAAAGCGTACTGGAGATTCAAGGCATCGAAGACATTGCGCCTGTGCAGGAAGACGCAGAAGATTTAGAGTGTGATACCGAAACTGAAACTACAGGCCAAACTTACGAGGCGGTGATGGAACCTGCCGATACCAATAAGGTGGCCGCCCTACTGAAGGAGCGTGGTTTCCACATCAGAGACTTGGGCATCGGCTACAATGCCAAGCCGGATATGGAAGTTTTCGTGCAAGGCGATGAAACGCTCGAGAAACTACAGAAACTGACCACAGCGCTCGAGGACATCGACGAAGTGACGTCGTTGTACACTAACGCTAGCAACGCTTAA
- the MTL1 gene encoding Mtl1p (Transmembrane sensor of the cell wall integrity pathway (CWI); involved in cell integrity signaling and stress response during glucose starvation and oxidative stress; structurally and functionally similar to Mid2p; MTL1 has a paralog, MID2, that arose from the whole genome duplication): protein MASCNPTRKKSSASSLSMWRTILMALTTLPLSVLSQELVPANSTTSSTAPSITSLSAVESFTSSTDATSSASLSTPSIASVSFTSFPQSSSLLTLSSTLSSELSSSSMQVSSSSTSSSSSEVTSSSSSSSISPSSSSSTIISSSSSLPTFTVASTSSTVASSTLSTSSSLVISTSSSTFTFSSESSSSLISSSISTSVSTSSVYVPSSSTSSPPSSSSELTSSSYSSSSSSSTLFSYSSSFSSSSSSSSSSSSSSSSSSSSSSSYFTLSTSSSSSIYSSSSYPSFSSSSSSNPTSSITSTSASSSITPASEYSNLAKTITSIIEGQTILSNYYTTITYSPTASASSGKNSHHSGLSKKNRNIIIGCVVGIGAPLILILLILIYMFCVQPKKTDFIDSDGKIVTAYRSNIFTKIWYFLLGKKIGETERFSSDSPIGSNNIQNFGDIDPEDILNNDNPYTPKHTNVEGYDDDDDDDANDENLSSNFHNRGIDDQYSPTKSASYSMSNSNSQDYNDADEVMHDENIHRVYDDSEASIDENYYTKPNNGLNITNY, encoded by the coding sequence ATGGCAAGCTGCAATCCGACCAGGAAGAAGAGCTCTGCTTCAAGCCTATCTATGTGGAGAACGATTCTCATGGCGTTAACAACACTACCGCTAAGTGTTCTTTCGCAGGAGTTGGTTCCAGCTAATAGCACAACATCGAGCACAGCTCCTTCCATCACTTCGCTTTCCGCAGTTGAGTCATTTACGTCCAGTACCGATGCAACGAGCAGCGCAAGTTTATCAACGCCGAGTATAGCTTCAGTATCCTTTACTTCCTTCCCACAAAGTTCTTCACTGCTTACTCTTTCGTCAACATTATCCTCAGAACTTTCCTCTTCGTCCATGCAAGTTTCGTCGTCTTCAACATCGTCGTCTTCTTCGGAGGTTacgtcatcatcgtcatcatcatcaatatctccttcctcttcatcatcaacaataatatcatcgtcatcatcactGCCGACATTCACTGTGGCATCAACATCTTCGACAGTTGCCTCCTCCACACTTTCCACTAGCTCATCGTTGGTTATCTCTACGTCTTCGTCAACGTTTACGTTTAGTTCGGAAAGTTCAAGCTCTTTGATTtcctcttcaatttcaacaTCCGTTTCGACTTCTTCAGTGTACGTTCCCTCCTCTTCAACTTCATCTCCACCTTCGTCCTCATCCGAATTGACATCATCCTCGTActcatcatcctcatcctcATCCACCCTCTTTTCCTACTCCtcctcattttcatcatcctcatcctcatcatcctcatcatcatcctcatcctcatcatcatcatcatcatcatcatcatatTTCACCCTCTCCacatcttcctcttcatccaTATACTCGTCTTCGTCATatccttcattttcatcttcatcttcctcaAACCCTACCTCATCAATCACTTCTACATCCGCCTCATCTTCTATTACTCCCGCTTCCGAATATTCCAATTTGGCAAAAACCATAACTAGTATAATAGAAGGCCAGACCATCCTCTCTAACTACTATACCACAATAACGTATTCACCGACAGCATCCGCATCTTCaggaaaaaattcacaTCACTCAGGcttatcaaaaaagaatcgTAATATTATCATCGGTTGTGTGGTTGGCATAGGTGCCCCCCTCATCCTAATTCTACTAATATTGATTTACATGTTTTGTGTTCAGCCTAAAAAAACGGATTTCATTGACTCTGACGGTAAAATTGTCACAGCTTATCGTAGTAACATTTTCACCAAAATATGGTATTTCTTGCTgggtaaaaaaattggtgaaACAGAAAGATTCAGCTCAGATTCCCCCATCGGCAGCAATAATATTCAGAATTTTGGTGATATCGATCCAGAAGATATACTTAACAATGACAACCCCTACACCCCTAAACACACTAATGTTGAAGGCtacgacgacgacgacgacgacgacgcTAATGATGAAAACCTATCATCCAACTTCCATAACAGAGGCATAGATGATCAATACTCACCTACTAAATCTGCATCATATTCAATGTCGAATAGTAATAGTCAAGATTACAACGACGCAGATGAAGTAATGCACGATGAAAACATTCATCGTGTTTATGATGACAGCGAAGCTAGCATCGACGAGAACTATTACACGAAACCAAACAACGGCTTAAATATCACGAACTATTAA
- the THG1 gene encoding tRNA guanylyltransferase (tRNAHis guanylyltransferase; adds a guanosine residue to the 5' end of tRNAH is after transcription and RNase P cleavage; can also catalyze reverse (3'-5') polymerization with certain substrates in a template-dependent reaction; couples nuclear division and migration to cell budding and cytokinesis; essential enzyme conserved among eukaryotes) — protein MANSKFGYVRQFETHDVILPQCYIVVRIDGKKFHEFSKFYEFAKPNDENALKLMNACAKNLVLKYKNDIILAFGESDEYSFILKSSTTLFNRRKDKLATLFGSFFTSNYVALWAKFFPEKPLNIKHLPYFDSRCVAYPNLQTIKDYLSWRYVDTHINNLYNTTFWQLIIKCGLTPQESEKKLCGTFSNEKQEILFSECGINYNNEPEMFKKGSLVTRKGEILHINVIAQIDELFEGY, from the coding sequence ATGGCAAACTCTAAATTTGGATACGTAAGGCAATTTGAAACACACGATGTTATTTTGCCTCAGTGTTATATTGTGGTAAGAATAGACGGCAAGAAGTTTCATGAATTTTCCAAGTTCTACGAGTTTGCCAAGCCAAACGATGAAAATGCTTTGAAGTTAATGAATGCATGTGCTAAGAACCTTGTCCTCAAGTACAAAAATGATATTATATTGGCGTTCGGGGAGAGTGACGAATACTCATTTATTTTGAAGTCAAGTACAACTTTATTTAACAGAAGGAAAGACAAGCTTGCGACTTTATTTGGTTCTTTTTTCACGTCCAATTACGTCGCATTATGGGCCAAGTTTTTCCCAGAAAAGCCGTTGAATATCAAGCATTTGCCATATTTCGATTCAAGGTGTGTAGCATACCCTAATTTACAAACGATAAAAGATTATTTATCCTGGAGATATGTCGATACACATATAAACAATCTTTATAATACGACGTTTTGGCAGTTAATAATAAAGTGTGGCTTAACTCCCCAGGAATCCGAGAAGAAACTATGTGGAACATTTAGTAATGAGAAACAGGAAATACTATTTTCTGAATGTGGGATAAACTACAATAATGAACCTGAAATGTTTAAAAAGGGTTCACTAGtaacaagaaaaggagaaataCTTCATATTAACGTCATCGCACAGATAGATGAGTTGTTCGAAGGCTATTAA
- a CDS encoding uncharacterized protein (hypothetical protein; conserved across S. cerevisiae strains), which produces MTGYEPFKFFSIRMSSINSPSVIFKTIKTFNPGKTEEYRAKKAYVQDKGYLRQKRPCPFYYRIPTCTASKYSIGCASSKKLTYTRTKFKFNLVTQRENSL; this is translated from the coding sequence ATGACTGGCTATGAGCCCTTTAAGTTTTTCTCTATCCGCATGTCTTCAATTAATTCTCCATCAGTGATTTttaaaacaataaaaacTTTCAATCCGGGTAAAACTGAAGAATATAGAGCGAAAAAAGCGTATGTGCAGGACAAGGGATACTTACGCCAAAAAAGACCATGTCCATTTTATTATAGGATACCCACTTGCACGGCGTCAAAGTACTCAATTGGCTGtgcttcttcaaaaaaactaaCATACACAAGAACCAAATTTAAATTCAACTTGGTTACCCAAAGAGAGAATTCATTATAG
- a CDS encoding uncharacterized protein (hypothetical protein; green fluorescent protein (GFP)-fusion protein localizes to the cell periphery), with protein MAKTIKVIRKKDPKKKNLSDPLAKQKLVWKIGHVLTLVFGLLFSITYFYHVLIFFKYRSWKWLFLRVNKNYSFIQSKRWYMKLLSWSPQVMYRLSLIGVFMSESVTMQQNWVGLNPTWNDLLSSENFHTLLIACLWFFGGGKSFYKILPYMILSYLHLTKMNYELNANKEEKIPLTPKDRKMLHLLAYSELLVILALTLDTILFKTGTSGFMLVIYVGIYWLRLNFSPYAQVAVLELLVKFEKYVPKKYRDKWQVIKNFIYMKMKEHEKRTEEVARYA; from the coding sequence ATGGCGAAGACTATCAAAGTTATCAGGAAGAAGGACcccaaaaagaagaacctATCCGATCCTTTagcaaaacaaaaactaGTTTGGAAAATCGGACACGTTTTAACTTTAGTTTTtggtttattattttctatcACGTATTTCTACCATGTCCtaatcttcttcaaatatcGTTCCTGGAAGTGGTTGTTCTTAAGGGTCAATAAAAATTACTCGTTTATTCAAAGTAAGAGATGGTACATGAAACTTTTGAGTTGGAGCCCACAGGTAATGTACCGTTTGTCATTAATTGGCGTATTTATGTCTGAGTCCGTCACAATGCAACAGAACTGGGTTGGACTTAACCCTACTTGGAATGACCTTTTGTCCTCTGAGAACTTTCATACCCTTTTGATTGCCTGTTTATGGTTCTTTGGTGGTGGTAAGTCTTTTTACAAGATTTTGCCTTACATGATTTTAAGTTATCTACACCTAACTAAAATGAACTACGAATTGAATGctaacaaagaagaaaagatccCTTTAACACCCAAAGACAGAAAAATGCTACACTTACTTGCGTACTCTGAATTACTTGTTATCTTAGCGCTAACACTAGACACTATATTGTTTAAGACGGGTACATCCGGATTTATGCTCGTCATTTATGTTGGTATTTATTGGTTGAGGTTGAACTTCTCTCCATACGCACAAGTGGCTGTTTTGGAGTTACTTGTcaagtttgaaaaatacgTCCCCAAAAAATATAGAGACAAATGGCAGGTTATAAAGAACTTTATTTAtatgaaaatgaaggaGCACGAAAAGAGAACAGAAGAAGTTGCCAGATACGCGTAA
- the RPS25A gene encoding 40S ribosomal protein eS25 RPS25A (Protein component of the small (40S) ribosomal subunit; homologous to mammalian ribosomal protein S25, no bacterial homolog; RPS25A has a paralog, RPS25B, that arose from the whole genome duplication) translates to MPPKQQLSKAAKAAAALAGGKKSKKKWSKKSMKDRAQHAVILDQEKYDRILKEVPTYRYVSVSVLVDRLKIGGSLARIALRHLEKEGIIKPISKHSKQAIYTRATASE, encoded by the coding sequence ATGCCTCCAAAgcaacaattatctaaaGCTGCCAAAGCCGCTGCTGCCCTTGCTGGTGGTAAGAAGTCTAAGAAGAAGTGGTCCAAAAAGTCCATGAAAGACAGAGCTCAACACGCTGTCATTTTAGACCAAGAGAAGTACGACAGAATCTTGAAGGAAGTTCCAACTTACAGATACGTTTCTGTCTCTGTTTTGGTCGACAGATTAAAGATTGGTGGTTCTTTAGCTAGAATTGCTTTGAGACACTTGGAAAAGGAAGGTATCATCAAGCCAATCTCCAAGCACTCCAAGCAAGCTATCTACACCAGAGCTACTGCTTCTGAATAA